A single region of the Pseudomonas marvdashtae genome encodes:
- a CDS encoding LysR family transcriptional regulator, with the protein MNVQWNLEQLRLFVEVAEKRSFSAVARDQRKAQSAISSAIALLEADLGVSLFERSSGRQPRLTDAGEALLEEAREVLRQCERLNGRALALMRGQEASLRLAQDEAMPYQPVIDSLAALAEQFPTLEVQLASAAQGDVARKLVERRADLGLLFYHDQIPEALERRVLGSVEMVTVCGRSHPLAHHGYVTCREMARHRQLLMATQSSVYPGSEQASPQVWRADSFYVLAEWLRCGLGWAWLPRHVVQYPAYVGDMVELSSEWTPPALVVELVWRRDEPLGPAARWLAERFAVQLQAIG; encoded by the coding sequence ATGAACGTTCAATGGAATCTTGAGCAGCTGCGGTTGTTCGTCGAAGTCGCCGAGAAGCGCTCGTTTTCCGCCGTGGCCCGGGACCAGCGCAAGGCCCAGTCGGCCATCAGCAGCGCAATTGCGTTGTTGGAGGCCGACTTGGGGGTGAGCCTGTTCGAGCGCAGCAGTGGCCGCCAGCCCAGGCTCACCGATGCTGGCGAGGCGCTGCTGGAAGAGGCCAGGGAAGTCTTGCGCCAGTGTGAACGCCTGAATGGTCGTGCCCTGGCGCTGATGCGCGGACAGGAAGCGTCGCTGCGCCTGGCTCAGGACGAGGCCATGCCTTATCAACCGGTGATCGACAGCCTGGCGGCACTCGCCGAACAATTTCCTACGCTCGAAGTGCAACTGGCCAGCGCCGCCCAAGGCGATGTGGCGCGCAAGCTGGTGGAACGTCGCGCCGATCTCGGGCTGCTGTTCTACCACGACCAGATCCCCGAGGCGCTGGAACGCCGGGTACTGGGCAGCGTCGAGATGGTCACCGTATGCGGAAGGAGTCATCCACTGGCGCATCACGGTTATGTCACCTGCCGGGAAATGGCCCGGCACCGCCAGTTGTTGATGGCGACCCAGTCGAGCGTTTATCCGGGCAGTGAGCAGGCTAGCCCGCAGGTCTGGCGGGCCGACAGCTTTTATGTGCTGGCCGAATGGCTGAGGTGTGGCCTGGGCTGGGCGTGGTTGCCACGGCATGTTGTGCAATACCCGGCCTACGTGGGGGATATGGTCGAACTCAGCAGCGAATGGACCCCGCCGGCGTTGGTGGTGGAACTGGTCTGGCGTCGCGACGAACCCTTGGGACCAGCCGCGCGTTGGCTGGCGGAACGTTTTGCCGTGCAGTTGCAGGCGATCGGCTGA
- the thiC gene encoding phosphomethylpyrimidine synthase ThiC, which produces MTTKSKNATNLSESAQVDQQSVQPFTRSQKIYVQGSRPDIRVPMREISLDVTPTDFGGEINAPVVVYDTSGPYTDPNVIIDVRKGLADVRSPWIEARGDTERLAGLSSNFGQERLADPELTKLRFAHVNNPRRAKPGANVSQMHYARKGIITAEMEYVAIRENMKLEVARAAGLLDQQHAGHSFGASVPKVITPEFVRDEIARGRAIIPANINHTELEPMIIGRNFLVKINGNIGNSALGSSIEEEVAKLTWGIRWGSDTVMDLSTGKHIHETREWIIRNSPVPIGTVPIYQALEKVGGAAEDLTWELFRDTLIEQAEQGVDYFTIHAGVLLRYVPLTAKRVTGIVSRGGSIMAKWCLAHHKENFLYTHFEDICEIMKAYDVSFSLGDGLRPGSIADANDAAQFGELETLGELTKIAWKHDVQCMIEGPGHVPMQLIKENMDKQLECCDEAPFYTLGPLTTDIAPGYDHITSGIGAAMIGWFGCAMLCYVTPKEHLGLPNKDDVKTGIITYKIAAHAADLAKGHPGAQIRDNALSKARFEFRWEDQFNLGLDPDTARSYHDETLPKDSAKVAHFCSMCGPKFCSMKITQEVREYAANQRIEAVDVDVAQGLAEQAERFKQEGSQLYKKV; this is translated from the coding sequence ATGACGACAAAATCAAAAAACGCGACCAACCTCAGTGAATCGGCCCAGGTCGATCAGCAATCGGTTCAGCCCTTTACCCGCTCGCAAAAAATCTACGTCCAGGGCAGCCGCCCGGATATCCGCGTGCCCATGCGCGAAATCAGCCTCGACGTGACCCCGACCGACTTCGGCGGCGAAATCAACGCGCCGGTGGTGGTGTATGACACGTCGGGCCCGTATACCGACCCGAACGTGATCATCGACGTACGCAAAGGCCTGGCCGACGTGCGTTCGCCGTGGATCGAAGCCCGTGGCGACACCGAGCGCCTGGCCGGCCTGAGCTCCAACTTCGGCCAGGAACGCCTGGCCGACCCCGAACTGACCAAGCTGCGCTTCGCCCACGTGAACAACCCGCGTCGCGCCAAGCCAGGTGCCAACGTCAGCCAGATGCACTATGCGCGCAAAGGCATCATCACCGCCGAGATGGAATACGTCGCCATCCGCGAAAACATGAAGCTGGAAGTCGCCCGCGCCGCCGGCCTGCTGGACCAGCAGCATGCCGGCCACAGCTTCGGCGCCAGCGTGCCGAAAGTCATCACCCCGGAATTCGTGCGCGATGAAATCGCCCGTGGCCGCGCGATCATCCCGGCCAACATCAACCACACCGAACTGGAACCGATGATCATCGGCCGTAACTTCCTGGTGAAGATCAACGGCAACATCGGCAACAGTGCGCTGGGTTCGTCCATCGAAGAAGAAGTGGCGAAGCTGACCTGGGGCATTCGCTGGGGTTCGGACACGGTCATGGACCTGTCCACCGGCAAGCACATCCATGAAACCCGCGAGTGGATCATCCGCAACTCGCCCGTGCCGATCGGCACCGTGCCGATCTACCAAGCCCTGGAAAAAGTCGGCGGCGCCGCCGAAGACCTGACCTGGGAACTGTTTCGCGACACGCTCATCGAACAGGCCGAGCAGGGCGTCGACTACTTCACCATCCACGCCGGCGTGCTGTTGCGCTATGTGCCGCTGACCGCCAAACGGGTGACCGGTATCGTGTCCCGTGGCGGCTCGATCATGGCCAAGTGGTGCCTGGCGCATCACAAGGAAAACTTCCTCTACACCCACTTCGAAGACATCTGCGAAATCATGAAGGCCTACGACGTCAGCTTCTCGCTGGGCGATGGCCTGCGTCCGGGCTCGATTGCCGACGCCAACGACGCAGCGCAGTTCGGCGAGCTGGAAACCCTCGGCGAGCTGACCAAGATCGCCTGGAAGCACGACGTGCAATGCATGATCGAAGGCCCCGGCCACGTGCCGATGCAGTTGATCAAGGAGAACATGGACAAGCAGCTCGAGTGCTGCGACGAGGCGCCGTTCTACACCCTCGGCCCGCTGACCACCGACATCGCGCCGGGCTACGACCACATCACGTCCGGTATCGGTGCGGCGATGATCGGCTGGTTCGGTTGCGCGATGCTTTGCTACGTCACGCCGAAGGAACACCTCGGCTTGCCGAACAAGGATGACGTGAAGACCGGGATCATCACCTACAAGATCGCCGCCCACGCGGCTGACCTTGCCAAGGGCCACCCGGGCGCGCAGATCCGCGACAACGCCCTGAGCAAGGCGCGTTTCGAGTTCCGCTGGGAAGACCAGTTCAACCTCGGCCTGGACCCGGACACCGCCCGCTCGTACCACGACGAAACCCTGCCGAAGGACTCGGCCAAGGTGGCGCATTTCTGCTCGATGTGCGGGCCGAAATTCTGCTCGATGAAAATCACCCAGGAAGTGCGCGAGTACGCCGCCAACCAGCGCATTGAAGCGGTGGATGTGGATGTTGCCCAGGGCCTGGCGGAGCAGGCGGAGCGGTTCAAGCAGGAAGGTAGTCAGCTTTACAAGAAAGTCTGA
- the cytX gene encoding putative hydroxymethylpyrimidine transporter CytX, giving the protein MNIQPSTYSPDTAVPLDKRVFGARDLFSLWFSLGIGLMVLQVGALLAPGLGLSGSLLAIFLGTLVGVLLLAAVGVIGSDTGLSAMAALKLSLGGKGASMPAVLNLLQLIGWGSFEIIVMRDAASLLGARAFSEGSLGSNPLLWTLFFGALATLLAVSGPLTFVRKVLRKWGIWLLLAACIWLTWNLFAKADLAALWAQAGDGSMPLAVGFDIAIAMPLSWLPLIADYSRFGKRARNVFGGTAVGFFIGNFWLMSLGVAYTLAFAPSGEVNALLLALAGAGLGIPLLLILLDESENAFADIHSAAVSSGMLSGLKVEHLALAIGVICTLIACFAPLAQYQNFLLLIGSVFAPLFGVVLVDHFILRKRSSQVVSAALRWPALLAWLGGVSTYHLLANFYPDIGATLPSLILAGLLQLLLGRAFSYGQGTARA; this is encoded by the coding sequence GTGAACATCCAACCCAGCACCTACTCCCCAGACACCGCAGTCCCCCTGGACAAACGCGTCTTCGGCGCCCGCGATCTGTTTTCCCTGTGGTTCTCCCTCGGCATCGGCCTGATGGTCTTGCAGGTCGGTGCCTTGCTCGCGCCGGGCCTGGGCCTGAGCGGTTCGTTGCTGGCGATTTTCCTCGGCACGCTGGTGGGCGTCCTGCTGCTGGCGGCGGTCGGGGTGATCGGCAGTGACACAGGCCTGTCGGCCATGGCCGCCCTCAAGCTGAGCCTGGGTGGCAAGGGCGCGAGCATGCCGGCGGTGTTGAACCTGTTGCAACTGATCGGTTGGGGCTCGTTCGAAATCATTGTCATGCGCGACGCCGCCAGCCTGCTCGGCGCCCGGGCCTTCAGCGAAGGCAGCCTGGGCTCGAACCCGCTGCTGTGGACGCTGTTTTTCGGCGCCCTGGCAACCCTGCTCGCCGTGAGCGGGCCGCTGACCTTCGTGCGTAAGGTCCTGCGTAAATGGGGCATCTGGCTGCTGCTGGCCGCGTGCATCTGGTTGACCTGGAACCTGTTCGCCAAGGCTGACCTGGCGGCGCTGTGGGCCCAGGCGGGCGATGGCTCGATGCCGCTGGCGGTGGGGTTTGATATCGCCATTGCGATGCCGCTGTCGTGGTTGCCGCTGATCGCCGACTACTCGCGCTTCGGCAAACGCGCCAGGAATGTCTTCGGCGGTACGGCCGTGGGCTTTTTCATCGGTAACTTCTGGCTGATGAGCCTGGGGGTGGCCTACACCCTGGCGTTCGCCCCGAGCGGTGAAGTCAACGCGTTGCTGCTGGCCCTGGCGGGTGCTGGATTGGGTATTCCGCTGCTGCTGATTCTGTTGGACGAGTCGGAAAACGCCTTCGCCGACATCCACTCGGCGGCGGTGTCCAGCGGCATGCTATCGGGGTTGAAGGTCGAGCACCTGGCCTTGGCGATTGGCGTCATCTGCACCCTGATCGCCTGCTTTGCGCCGTTGGCGCAGTACCAGAACTTCCTGTTGCTGATCGGCTCGGTGTTCGCGCCGCTGTTCGGCGTGGTGCTGGTGGACCACTTCATCCTGCGCAAACGCAGCAGCCAGGTCGTGTCAGCCGCGTTGCGCTGGCCGGCATTGTTGGCCTGGCTGGGTGGGGTGAGCACGTATCACCTGCTGGCCAACTTCTACCCGGACATCGGCGCAACCCTGCCATCGTTGATTCTGGCAGGGTTGCTGCAGCTGTTGCTGGGCCGGGCTTTCAGCTACGGCCAGGGAACAGCTCGGGCTTGA
- a CDS encoding TolC family outer membrane protein: MLRKLSLALAVSCASNGMAWAAEAPLTTKTDLVSVYQEAVDNNADLAAARAQYGAQKEVVPQARAGLLPNLSGGAEVANVRTDIDQPAAVANRSARSYQATLSQPLFRADRWFQFQAAKSVNEQASLQLSATEQNLILQSAESYFNVLRSQDNLASTKAEEAAFKRQLDQSNERFDVGLSDKTDVLQSQASYDTARANRILAQRQVDDAFEALITLTNRQYNSLQGVVHTLPILPPAPNDAKAWVDTAAKQNLNLLASNYAVTAAEDTLRQRKAGHAPTLDAVARYEKGDNDALGFSNPNAFGRSYSGDVEQRTLALQLSIPIYSGGLTSSQVRESYSQLTQTEQQRESLRRQVVENTRNLHRAVNTDVEQVQARRQSIISNQSAVEATEIGYQVGTRNIVDVLDAQRQLYTSVRNYNNARYDYILDNLRLKQAAGTLSPEDLQALSRYLKPDYNPDKDFLPPDLAQAAAEQLRSRPTQ, encoded by the coding sequence ATGCTGCGCAAACTCTCACTGGCCCTGGCCGTGTCTTGTGCGTCCAATGGAATGGCCTGGGCCGCCGAAGCGCCTTTAACGACCAAAACCGATCTGGTAAGCGTGTATCAGGAAGCGGTGGACAACAACGCCGACCTGGCCGCTGCCCGCGCCCAGTATGGCGCCCAGAAGGAAGTGGTGCCCCAGGCCCGCGCCGGGTTGCTGCCCAATCTGTCCGGCGGAGCTGAAGTCGCCAACGTGCGCACCGATATCGACCAGCCTGCGGCGGTAGCCAATCGCAGCGCCCGCTCGTATCAGGCCACCCTCTCGCAACCGCTGTTTCGTGCCGACCGCTGGTTCCAGTTCCAAGCCGCGAAATCGGTGAACGAACAAGCCTCGCTGCAATTGTCGGCGACCGAACAGAACCTGATCCTGCAAAGCGCCGAAAGCTATTTCAATGTGCTGCGCAGCCAGGACAACCTGGCCTCGACAAAGGCCGAGGAAGCGGCGTTCAAGCGCCAGCTCGACCAATCCAACGAACGCTTCGACGTCGGGCTGTCGGACAAGACCGATGTGCTGCAATCCCAGGCCAGCTACGACACGGCACGCGCCAACCGGATCCTGGCGCAGCGCCAGGTCGACGATGCGTTCGAAGCGCTGATCACCTTGACCAATCGCCAGTACAACTCGCTCCAGGGCGTCGTCCACACCCTGCCGATCCTGCCGCCGGCGCCCAATGATGCCAAGGCCTGGGTCGACACCGCCGCCAAGCAAAACCTGAACCTGTTGGCCAGCAACTATGCTGTGACGGCCGCCGAAGACACCTTGCGCCAACGCAAGGCCGGGCATGCGCCGACGCTGGATGCGGTGGCGAGGTACGAAAAAGGTGACAACGACGCCCTGGGCTTCAGCAACCCGAATGCATTTGGTCGGTCATATAGCGGCGACGTCGAACAGCGCACACTGGCCCTGCAATTGAGCATTCCGATCTACAGCGGCGGGTTGACCAGCTCCCAGGTGCGCGAGTCCTACTCGCAGCTCACCCAGACCGAGCAGCAGCGCGAAAGCCTGCGCCGGCAGGTGGTGGAGAACACCCGTAACCTGCACCGTGCGGTGAACACCGATGTGGAGCAGGTCCAGGCCCGGCGCCAGTCGATCATCTCCAACCAGAGCGCGGTGGAAGCCACGGAAATCGGCTACCAGGTCGGCACCCGCAACATCGTCGATGTGCTGGATGCCCAGCGTCAGCTGTACACCTCGGTGCGCAACTACAACAACGCCCGGTATGACTACATCCTCGATAACCTGCGCCTCAAGCAGGCCGCCGGCACCTTGAGCCCCGAAGACTTGCAGGCCCTGTCACGCTACCTCAAGCCCGACTACAACCCCGACAAGGATTTCCTGCCGCCGGACCTGGCCCAGGCAGCAGCGGAGCAACTGCGCTCGCGGCCGACGCAGTAA
- the cpdA gene encoding 3',5'-cyclic-AMP phosphodiesterase: MPSVSSLTTADAALLVQLSDSHLFAEADASLLGMNTRDSLREVVDLVLRQQPNIDLMLATGDLSQDGTLESYAAFRQLTARIEAPARWIPGNHDEPRVMLEAAVKSTLLDPVVDIGNWRVTMLDSAVPGSVPGFLAEEQLILLANALSEAPERHHLVCLHHHPVSIGCVWMEPIGLRNPEALFAVLDRFPQVRAVLWGHVHQEIDQVREGVRLLASPSTCIQFEPGSEDFAVGSQAPGYRWLRLLPDGRLETGVERLVGFAFTPDYGSNGY, from the coding sequence TTGCCGAGCGTATCCAGCTTGACCACGGCCGATGCGGCGTTGTTGGTCCAACTGTCTGACAGTCATTTGTTCGCCGAGGCCGATGCTTCGTTGCTGGGCATGAACACCCGCGACAGCCTGCGCGAGGTCGTTGACCTGGTGCTCAGGCAGCAGCCGAACATCGACTTGATGCTTGCCACCGGGGATTTGTCCCAGGACGGCACGCTGGAGTCCTACGCGGCATTTCGGCAACTGACTGCGCGAATCGAAGCGCCGGCGCGGTGGATCCCCGGCAACCATGATGAGCCGCGGGTGATGCTTGAGGCGGCGGTCAAGAGCACGTTGCTCGATCCGGTGGTGGACATTGGCAATTGGCGGGTGACGATGCTCGATTCGGCCGTGCCAGGTTCGGTGCCGGGGTTTTTGGCCGAGGAGCAATTGATTCTGTTGGCCAACGCGCTGAGTGAAGCGCCGGAGCGGCATCACCTGGTGTGCCTGCATCATCATCCGGTGTCGATTGGATGTGTGTGGATGGAGCCGATCGGGTTGCGTAATCCAGAGGCGCTGTTTGCGGTGCTGGATCGGTTTCCTCAGGTGCGTGCGGTGTTGTGGGGGCATGTGCATCAGGAGATCGACCAGGTGCGCGAGGGGGTTCGGTTGTTGGCTTCGCCTTCGACGTGTATTCAGTTTGAACCGGGGAGTGAGGATTTTGCGGTGGGCTCGCAGGCGCCGGGGTATCGGTGGTTGCGGCTCTTGCCGGATGGGCGGTTGGAGACGGGGGTTGAGCGGTTGGTTGGTTTTGCGTTTACCCCTGACTATGGCTCCAACGGGTATTGA
- a CDS encoding NUDIX domain-containing protein, producing MTDFTNATPNAVEVVKRESCFQGFYKLDRVHLRHELFAGGMSREISRELFVRHDAVCVLPYDPQRDEVVLIEQFRVGAMGKSVNPWLVELVAGLIDKDEQPEEVAHREAQEEAGLVFAALWPMTKYFPSPGGSDEFVHLYLGRCDSAGAGGLHGLEDEGEDIRVKTWAFEDALQAVRDGRICNAASIIALQWLALNRDEVRGLWS from the coding sequence ATGACTGATTTCACCAATGCCACACCGAACGCCGTAGAGGTCGTCAAGCGCGAGAGCTGCTTCCAGGGTTTCTACAAGCTCGACCGCGTGCACCTGCGCCACGAGTTGTTCGCCGGTGGCATGAGCCGTGAAATCAGCCGCGAGCTGTTCGTGCGCCATGACGCGGTGTGCGTGCTGCCCTATGACCCACAGCGCGACGAAGTGGTGCTCATCGAGCAGTTTCGCGTCGGCGCCATGGGCAAGAGCGTCAACCCTTGGCTGGTGGAACTGGTGGCAGGCCTGATCGACAAGGATGAGCAGCCGGAAGAAGTTGCTCATCGCGAAGCGCAGGAGGAAGCTGGGCTTGTCTTCGCGGCGCTCTGGCCGATGACCAAATATTTCCCCTCGCCGGGCGGCAGCGATGAGTTCGTGCACCTTTACCTGGGGCGTTGCGACAGCGCTGGGGCAGGTGGCCTGCATGGGCTGGAGGACGAAGGCGAAGATATCCGCGTAAAGACCTGGGCTTTCGAAGACGCGCTGCAAGCAGTGCGCGACGGGCGTATCTGCAACGCGGCCAGCATTATTGCCCTGCAATGGCTGGCCTTGAATCGCGATGAAGTGAGGGGGCTATGGTCCTGA
- a CDS encoding DUF1249 domain-containing protein, which translates to MVLNKLRDRYRVDLVGLQAACEANYARLMRLLPDMRNDPAPRRIAVTHGDQMLGVLALEVLQTCPYTTTLQVRQEHSLPWLPVPQLEVQVYHDARMAEVVSAEHARRFRGIYPYPNASMHQPDEKAQLNLFLGEWLSHCLALGHEFEVVR; encoded by the coding sequence ATGGTCCTGAACAAGCTGCGCGACCGCTATCGCGTCGATCTGGTGGGGTTGCAGGCCGCCTGCGAGGCTAACTACGCCCGCCTGATGCGCTTGTTGCCGGACATGCGCAACGACCCGGCGCCGCGCCGAATCGCCGTGACCCATGGCGACCAGATGCTCGGTGTGCTGGCCCTGGAAGTGCTGCAGACCTGTCCCTACACCACCACCTTACAAGTGCGCCAGGAACACAGCCTGCCCTGGCTGCCGGTGCCGCAGCTGGAAGTGCAGGTCTATCACGATGCGCGCATGGCCGAGGTAGTCAGCGCCGAACATGCACGACGCTTTCGTGGCATCTATCCTTACCCCAATGCGTCAATGCACCAGCCGGATGAAAAAGCCCAGTTGAACCTGTTCCTGGGGGAATGGCTGAGTCATTGCCTGGCGCTGGGCCACGAGTTCGAAGTCGTTCGGTAG
- a CDS encoding DUF3298 domain-containing protein, with product MSLFKIASLAAIALTLGACQSLFQPNYRAPLETTRDASEQLQPGCASADCPLVNIDTLRFPAEPALDSIIEKRLLQMTRTSPDAPAAPTLAAYREQFLRNAAPRNSSYLQAKVREQHDGLVIIELSSYLDTGGAHGTPGRGFINYSRQQHKVLELSDMLLPGQEEAFWKAAQVAHNSWLISTKLDQEPEFLKQWSFQKTPHIALTYGGVILKYEVSTIAPYALGHIELKIAYPRLNGILKPELFPGRS from the coding sequence ATGTCGCTTTTCAAGATTGCTTCGCTGGCCGCCATTGCCCTGACCCTGGGCGCTTGCCAGAGCCTGTTCCAGCCCAATTATCGCGCTCCGTTGGAGACCACTCGCGATGCGTCGGAGCAGCTGCAGCCTGGCTGCGCCAGTGCCGACTGCCCGCTGGTCAATATCGACACCTTGCGCTTTCCCGCCGAGCCCGCGCTGGACAGCATCATTGAGAAACGCTTGCTGCAAATGACCCGCACCTCACCGGACGCCCCGGCGGCACCGACGCTGGCGGCCTATCGCGAGCAGTTTTTGCGCAACGCCGCACCACGCAATAGCAGCTATTTGCAAGCCAAGGTACGCGAGCAGCATGACGGCTTGGTGATCATCGAACTGTCCAGCTACCTGGACACCGGCGGTGCCCACGGCACGCCGGGGCGCGGCTTCATCAACTATTCGCGCCAGCAACACAAGGTGCTGGAGCTGTCAGACATGCTGCTGCCGGGCCAGGAAGAGGCGTTCTGGAAAGCTGCGCAAGTCGCCCACAATAGTTGGCTGATCAGCACCAAGCTGGATCAGGAACCGGAGTTCCTGAAACAGTGGTCCTTCCAGAAAACCCCACACATCGCGCTGACCTATGGCGGGGTGATCCTCAAGTACGAAGTGAGCACCATCGCGCCGTACGCCCTGGGCCACATCGAACTGAAGATCGCCTACCCACGCCTCAACGGCATCCTCAAGCCCGAGCTGTTCCCTGGCCGTAGCTGA
- the waaA gene encoding lipid IV(A) 3-deoxy-D-manno-octulosonic acid transferase, with translation MNRTLYSALFYLGLPLVAIRLWLRARKAPAYARRIGERFAWGLPAMMPGGIWVHAVSVGESIAAAPMIRALLQRYPQLLITVTCMTPTGSERIKALFADEPRVQHCYLPYDLPCAAKRFLDQVRPKLAVIMETELWPNHIHQCARRGIPVALANARLSERSARGYARFPKLTRPMLAEMSLFAVQTEAEAERFRQLGARAQTVEVTGSIKYDLTVDSQLLENASTLRQQWQAVDRPVWIAASTHEGEDEVVLDAHRRLLASYPDALLILVPRHPERFDSVHQLCENEGFATVRRSKAQPVTAQTSVLLGDTMGELLFLYALADSAFVGGSLVPNGGHNLLEPAALAKPVLSGPHLFNFLEIAAQLRTAGALQEVDDAQSLALAVQRLFELPRDAQRMAEAGLKVMRSNQGALQRLLDGLGRLLD, from the coding sequence ATGAACAGAACTCTCTATAGCGCATTGTTTTATCTGGGGCTGCCACTGGTAGCGATTCGGCTCTGGCTGCGGGCTCGCAAGGCGCCGGCCTATGCCCGCCGTATTGGCGAGCGCTTCGCTTGGGGCTTGCCGGCGATGATGCCGGGCGGCATCTGGGTCCACGCGGTGTCGGTGGGCGAAAGCATTGCCGCTGCGCCGATGATCCGCGCCTTGCTGCAACGTTATCCACAGCTGCTGATCACCGTGACCTGCATGACACCCACCGGTTCGGAACGAATCAAGGCGCTGTTCGCCGATGAACCGCGGGTCCAGCACTGTTACCTGCCTTATGACTTGCCTTGCGCGGCCAAGCGTTTTCTCGACCAGGTTCGCCCGAAACTGGCGGTGATCATGGAAACCGAGCTGTGGCCCAACCACATTCACCAATGCGCCAGGCGCGGCATCCCCGTGGCGTTGGCCAACGCCCGGCTGTCGGAGCGATCGGCGCGCGGCTACGCTCGCTTTCCCAAACTGACCCGGCCGATGCTCGCTGAAATGAGCCTGTTTGCTGTCCAGACCGAAGCCGAGGCCGAGCGCTTCCGTCAGTTGGGCGCCCGCGCGCAAACCGTCGAAGTGACCGGCTCCATCAAGTACGACCTGACCGTCGACTCGCAACTGCTGGAAAACGCCAGTACCTTGCGCCAGCAATGGCAAGCGGTAGATCGCCCGGTGTGGATCGCCGCCAGCACACACGAGGGTGAAGATGAAGTGGTGCTCGACGCTCACCGCCGGTTGCTAGCCAGTTATCCCGATGCGTTGTTGATCCTGGTGCCGCGTCATCCGGAACGTTTCGACTCGGTCCATCAGCTTTGTGAGAACGAAGGGTTTGCCACGGTCCGGCGCTCCAAAGCTCAACCGGTCACCGCGCAAACCTCGGTGCTGCTGGGCGATACCATGGGCGAACTGCTGTTTCTCTATGCGTTGGCCGACAGTGCTTTTGTCGGCGGCAGCCTGGTGCCCAACGGCGGGCACAATCTGCTCGAACCGGCGGCGTTGGCAAAACCGGTGCTCAGTGGCCCGCACCTGTTCAACTTCCTCGAAATCGCCGCGCAACTGCGTACGGCCGGGGCGTTGCAGGAAGTCGATGATGCCCAAAGCCTGGCCTTGGCGGTACAGCGTCTGTTCGAACTGCCCCGCGACGCCCAGCGCATGGCCGAGGCTGGGCTGAAAGTGATGCGCAGCAACCAGGGCGCCTTGCAGCGTTTGCTGGACGGGTTGGGACGGTTGCTCGACTGA
- a CDS encoding DMT family transporter: MNAYYYLAIAICAEVIATVSMKAVKGLSTPLPLLLVVAGYGIAFWMLTLVVRTVPVGVAYAVWAGMGIVMVSVAALFIYGQKLDVPAILGMALIVLGVVVIQLFSKTAGH; encoded by the coding sequence ATGAACGCCTACTACTACCTGGCCATCGCCATTTGCGCCGAAGTGATCGCCACCGTTTCAATGAAAGCGGTCAAAGGCCTGAGCACCCCGCTGCCCTTGCTGCTGGTCGTCGCCGGCTACGGCATCGCGTTCTGGATGCTGACGCTGGTGGTGCGCACCGTACCGGTGGGCGTGGCCTACGCGGTCTGGGCCGGGATGGGCATCGTCATGGTCAGCGTCGCGGCGCTGTTCATCTATGGGCAGAAACTGGACGTGCCGGCCATTCTGGGGATGGCGTTGATTGTGTTGGGAGTGGTGGTGATCCAGCTGTTTTCCAAGACCGCAGGGCACTGA